TTGCATCAGGCTTCCATATGCTCGTCATTGGCCGGATCCTCCAAGGGATTACCCTTGCAGGGCTTCCCGCCGTCGCCATGGCTTATCTTGGTGAAGAAATCGAAGCGAAAAGTCTCGGGATGGCCATGGGATTGTACATCAGCGGGAACTCCATCGGGGGCATGTCCGGACGGATCATCAGCGGCATCCTGACCGATTATTTCAGCTGGCAAATTGCCCTGATGGGAATCGGGGTCATCAGCCTGCTTTCAAGCATCATTTTCATGGTCCTGCTTCCAAAGTCTGCCCATTTTGAGCCCCAGAATTTTAAGCTCACGTCCCTGGCAGGCTCCCTGTTCAGTCAGTTTAAGGTTCCGGGACTCACATACCTGTTCATCATTGGATTTCTCTTGATGGGCGGCTTCGTTTCCCTTTACAATTACATCGGATTCGAGCTGATCGCACCACCCTACTCACTCAGTCAGACCGTCGTCGGCTTCATCTTCATCGTCTACATCGTCGGCACGTTCAGCTCCACGTGGATGGGAATGCTCGCCGATCAATTTGGAAAAAAGAAAATCCTGCCCTTGTCGCTCGTCATCATGTTAGCAGGCGTCGTGACGACCCTGCACCCGAATCTATGGGTGAAAATCATCGGAATCGCCGTCTTTACATACGGTTTCTTCGCAGGACACTCGATCGCCAGCAGCTGGGTAGGACGATTAGCCGTGCATGATAAAGCACAGGCGTCGGCACTCTATCTGTCTGCTTATTATGCCGGATCCAGTGTGGGAGGTACTGTCAGTGGAAGCTTCTATCATCAGTGGGATTGGGCAGGTGTCGTGGCGATGATTGTTGTTCTTTCCGTTGTGTCGATCGGGATATCATTTAAGTTGAGGAGAAGGGACCCAGTGCGAGCTATATAAAAGAGGACTTGCGATGAAGTCCTCTTTGTTAACCCAATCCATAATTGTTTCATCTCCACACACCCTATCTTCCAAATAACTCCGGCAGCTGAATCCCCAGATCGAACAAAACGCTCGTCACAAGTAGGATTAGTACCGGGATGATACATAGAATCAATAACAGAGACCACGCTTTATTCGCATGGCCCTCCCTTTTTTTCTTCCGATATAGTTCTTGGATCCGCTTCTGCTTTTCGTTTGTCATATTTCCACCTTTCCACAGCACCTTCCTTGAGACTCCAATAGATCTCAGTCTCTTCATCGCAGAAGAACCCTTCCAGATCAGCTGATTCAACGATTCTCTTTATCATTTTCCTTTCACCGCATATCATGGAAAAATGACTGTCCCAATGAGTGGTCACAAGAATTTTTTGATCGTGTGTGAAGAGATTTCGACAGTCCCGGTGAAGGATGATACCATCATCGTTTATGACATCGTCCATGTATTCAAGCTTTCTTTCTGTGCAAAACTCATCTCCGCACCATATCCATTCATAGCCTTCTTTTTCCATGGCACGAAGTACATCCTCGATGACAAGCTCAGGTAAAAGCCCCTCTGAAGGAAACACAATCTTTTTCTCCTCGCATATGTGGATGATACGGTTGGCCAGAGTTTTATTTTCATATTTCTTATTAAGTCCAAGGATGATACTCCTAAGTCCGATATCAACCTCTGCCAAATTCGATAATCCGGATATGTCGAGAAACTCGTTCCACGTCATTTTTTCACAAGTATTCACAATCTCCCTTTTCCCTGGGTAGGTATCTGGATTAAATAGTTCAAAGTCGATGCTAAGAGGTTTAATAAATGGATGGAAGAAGATGAATACCTCTTCAAATGCATCTCTATAGAACTCTTTAATCGGTATGTCAGCATCTGCACACACCGCATATAGATGTGGTTTGGGTAATACTCTTACCTTAGACATGCACTCCCTCTCCTTCCTATATAATTTCCTTTTCCAATCCGACAAGAGATTGTAACACCAGGAACGTTAAGAGCAGGATAAAAATCGATACAAGTCCCAAATCTCTTCTCATGTCCGTCTCCATTCATACTGAATATCCGGCAGATTCTCCTCATTTTCGTGACCTCTGCCGATCACCACAAACCCGTTCTTTTCATAAAACCTTTGGGCGTTCTCATTCACTTCAAAGGTATAAAGAGTCAAACTTCCCCTGGACTTCGCTTTCACTTTATCCAGCAACATCTGACCGATTCCGAATCCTTGATAATCAACGTGAATGTAAAGCTGATTGATTTCCGTTCCATTATACGCGGCCATCCCAACGACTTTTCCGTCTATCAATGCCAAATCAATTTCAAACTCTTCAGGCAGGATTTGGGTTAAAAAGTAGATGTGGCTTTCCACACTATGCTTTTCCTTCTGTCCAATGGCTCTTTCTTTGCTTTCCCTCCACATAGCCACCGTTTCTTCGGCATACTTCGGGGCAAAGGGAATGATATCTGCTTTCATCCAAGCACCTCCTCAGGAGTCCTTCGTGTATTGAAAAGCAAGGGTTGATAATAGGAATGACAAGGCGATGAGGATTGGCGTTACAATAAACAGCATCGCCATATCGGTTTTAAAGTTCCACGGCACGAAAGCCTCCCACAAGAAAGCCGTCCCTTTCCATAACACGATAAATATGAACAGCGTGAACACAAGGTAAATGAGCCTTTTCACCATTCGTTTCTTCACGGTCCACCTCAACCCTTCTTTTTATCTTTTAAAATCGTAAAAATCAAAAAGGAGATCAAGATTAAAAAGACAACCCCGACCCCGCTCAGGATATCGATGATGTCATTCATAATCATTTTAATCGAACCCTCCACACCTTTTTTCTAATTATTTCAAAAAATGGAATCCTTCTCAATCCTTTTTTTGAAGCAAAAAACCTCAATCGATGTAACTGGAGAATTATATGAGTTATGACGAGCTCCGGCTAAGTGCTTCCCAGCAGAAACCATTCAGGAAATGGTGAATGTGTGAAAAAAAGGGGTGATTTGGAGATGATCATGGCTATTTTTAACGAAATTTATAGCCCCATCAAAAAGCAAAAGCCGGAAGACTCCCCTCTTCCGGCTTCACTCTCCATTACTTTATGATCGTGGATCCCTGCAGCAGTTCCGGCTTCGCGCCAAGGATCAATAAGAATAATTTCGAGTCACTGATTTGTCTGTGCTTTTTCATGATGTCTTTCAGCTGAACGATATTTGGGTGTGCCTTCAGTTTCTGTACCTCGTCCTGATAGAGTGAGAGGATAGACTCCCGGACAAACTGTGGTTCGTAATCCGGCAGCTCTTTGTCACGGAGTAAGGACCCCATGTAGCCATACTTCAGCTGAAGTTGCCGGGTCAGGCTTGTGACGTGGACGAGCTGCTCATTCAGTTCAGGGTAATCCTGTTTCAGGGCTTCTACATCTTTTTTCGCTTCGTGCAGTTCATTCATTCCTGCTACCATCAAGCTCATGATGCCTCCCCTCCCATGTTCCAAGGTTTCTCGAGTCCAATGATGTCATTCAGGATCTTACTCTGCTTGCGGCGGACCCTTCTTCTTTCCGCACGTTCTTTTCCTGATTCGAACAGGAATCTTTCTTCTTCTGTTTCTGGTACGATTTCCGGTACCTTGACGGGATTTTTATTTTCATCAAGTGCAACAAAGGTTAGGAAAGCGGTCGCTGCCATTCGTCTTTCACCTGTGATCATATCTTCGGCAATCACTTTGCAGAAGATTTCCATCGATTTATTCCCCACATAGGAAACGAAAGATTCGACGCAAACGGAATCGCTTTGATGGATCGGATACAGGAAGTCGATGGAATCCGTTGACGCCGTCACACATTCCTTCACCCGTGCATGACGTCTGGCGGATAGCGTCGCATTATTATCAAGCTTCTTCATCAAAACCCCACCGAACAGGGTATTGTAGTTGTTTAAATCATTGATCATGACCTGGTCCGTACTGACGACCAGACTCTCTTTCGGATGCTTCTTATTTGGCATGAAGAACAAGTCCCTTCTGTTTGTGTACTGGTATTTCAAACGTTTGATACCCAAAGTGTACGCCCCGAATCAGGATAAGTGAAATGAATGTTCCTTATCATCAGCATAGATGCTGTCTATGCAACGGCTTACAATCGGATGGTATCAATCTCCATTTTTCCTAAATGAGGGCAAAAAAAAGAGCATTCCTCAGTCGGAAATGCCCCCCATTAATCGTTCCTGGGTAAAGGTGAGCCACTCTTTCGTGGCATACGATAAGTATTGATTTTTCCTCCAAATGATGGCGAGGTCCCATTCGATGACAGGTTTAACGACCCGGATGGATACCAAATCCTCCTTCAACTGTTCATAGACGCTATAAGGCAGGATTGAAATCCCAAGCTTAGCCTCGATCATTTTACCGATAAAATCCCATTGAGAGCTTTCTGATACCACTTTCGGAAGAAATCCAGCTTCTTTACACGCCTCACGGATCCGGTCATTCAACGCGAAGTCCTTGTTAAAAAGAATGAGCTGTTCATCCTCGAGCTCCATTAATTTCACCTGCTTCCTGCCCGCTAACCGGTGCGTCCTTGGCACCACAACCCGGAGTTCTTCCCTCATAAAGGAAAAATGATGAAAATCCTCCTCAGCGGCAGGCAGCACCCCGACGCCGACATCAAGTTGATCGGCAAGAATATCCTCTTCAATCCGCTTCGTCCCGTTCTCGATCAGCTGGAACGTGATGCCCGGATAGAGCGCATGGAATTCCCCCAGAACCTTGATGAACTGCCCCGCATCCATGATCGGCGGCAAACCGATGCGGATATGCCCCCGCTGCAACCCGATCAGGTCATCAAGCTCATGCTGGACATTCTCGAACGCCTTATCGATCGTCTGAGCCTGGGTCAAAATCGCCCGCCCCGCGTCCGTCAGCACAAGCTGCTTCCGGGAACGGTCGAACAGCTCAACTCCTAGCTCATCCTCCAAGTTCCGGATCATCTTACTGATCGTCGGCTGCGTCACAAACAGGTGA
The DNA window shown above is from Rossellomorea vietnamensis and carries:
- a CDS encoding acyl-CoA thioesterase, producing MPNKKHPKESLVVSTDQVMINDLNNYNTLFGGVLMKKLDNNATLSARRHARVKECVTASTDSIDFLYPIHQSDSVCVESFVSYVGNKSMEIFCKVIAEDMITGERRMAATAFLTFVALDENKNPVKVPEIVPETEEERFLFESGKERAERRRVRRKQSKILNDIIGLEKPWNMGGEAS
- a CDS encoding MFS transporter; amino-acid sequence: MEYIKRGTSAFKNANLALFAGGFSTFAILWGTQPLLPEIAREFNVSPATSSLTQSSTTIALAISLLIAGSLSDVYGRKSVMTFSLLASSILAICTGFASGFHMLVIGRILQGITLAGLPAVAMAYLGEEIEAKSLGMAMGLYISGNSIGGMSGRIISGILTDYFSWQIALMGIGVISLLSSIIFMVLLPKSAHFEPQNFKLTSLAGSLFSQFKVPGLTYLFIIGFLLMGGFVSLYNYIGFELIAPPYSLSQTVVGFIFIVYIVGTFSSTWMGMLADQFGKKKILPLSLVIMLAGVVTTLHPNLWVKIIGIAVFTYGFFAGHSIASSWVGRLAVHDKAQASALYLSAYYAGSSVGGTVSGSFYHQWDWAGVVAMIVVLSVVSIGISFKLRRRDPVRAI
- the cidR gene encoding cidABC operon transcriptional activator CidR, which gives rise to MDIRHLKYFIEVTRFKSFTRAADHLFVTQPTISKMIRNLEDELGVELFDRSRKQLVLTDAGRAILTQAQTIDKAFENVQHELDDLIGLQRGHIRIGLPPIMDAGQFIKVLGEFHALYPGITFQLIENGTKRIEEDILADQLDVGVGVLPAAEEDFHHFSFMREELRVVVPRTHRLAGRKQVKLMELEDEQLILFNKDFALNDRIREACKEAGFLPKVVSESSQWDFIGKMIEAKLGISILPYSVYEQLKEDLVSIRVVKPVIEWDLAIIWRKNQYLSYATKEWLTFTQERLMGGISD
- a CDS encoding GNAT family N-acetyltransferase encodes the protein MKADIIPFAPKYAEETVAMWRESKERAIGQKEKHSVESHIYFLTQILPEEFEIDLALIDGKVVGMAAYNGTEINQLYIHVDYQGFGIGQMLLDKVKAKSRGSLTLYTFEVNENAQRFYEKNGFVVIGRGHENEENLPDIQYEWRRT
- a CDS encoding DUF2711 domain-containing protein; amino-acid sequence: MSKVRVLPKPHLYAVCADADIPIKEFYRDAFEEVFIFFHPFIKPLSIDFELFNPDTYPGKREIVNTCEKMTWNEFLDISGLSNLAEVDIGLRSIILGLNKKYENKTLANRIIHICEEKKIVFPSEGLLPELVIEDVLRAMEKEGYEWIWCGDEFCTERKLEYMDDVINDDGIILHRDCRNLFTHDQKILVTTHWDSHFSMICGERKMIKRIVESADLEGFFCDEETEIYWSLKEGAVERWKYDKRKAEADPRTISEEKKGGPCE